A single region of the Microbulbifer sp. MKSA007 genome encodes:
- a CDS encoding Rrf2 family transcriptional regulator — MRKDSRLSRALHVLIHLNMTDKPVTSDKMAAMLLTNPVVARRTMALLRDQGYVRSSKGHNGGWSLAKPLDEITLLDIHKALGDSSVFTIGLTDEHTNCVIEHAVNATLKDAMDEAENILLTRFGEITLDLLGRDFEPPGASK; from the coding sequence ATGCGCAAAGACAGCCGATTATCCCGGGCACTTCATGTCCTTATCCATTTGAACATGACCGACAAGCCGGTTACCTCAGACAAGATGGCAGCTATGCTCCTCACCAATCCTGTGGTGGCTCGCAGAACTATGGCGCTATTGCGGGATCAGGGGTACGTGCGCTCCAGTAAAGGGCACAATGGGGGCTGGTCACTCGCGAAGCCCTTGGATGAAATTACACTTCTGGATATCCATAAAGCGCTGGGAGACAGCTCAGTTTTTACCATTGGCCTCACAGACGAACACACTAACTGCGTTATTGAACATGCCGTTAACGCCACATTAAAAGACGCAATGGATGAGGCAGAAAATATTTTGCTCACGCGATTTGGTGAGATCACTCTAGACCTGCTCGGGCGAGATTTCGAACCACCAGGAGCCTCGAAATAA
- a CDS encoding alpha-hydroxy acid oxidase, whose protein sequence is MTNCSNGFNRHFASSQRLKNRAKQRVPKFSYEYLIEGCMDDIGLCRNRQAFDSVKFTPQYIRPNSTPNLNCELLGKLYSAPFGIAPIGLQGLMWPNAPVILAKAAYEHNIPFILSTVSSEALERISEVSQGTAWYQLYNPTDPAILSDLLSRLTSAQYQHLVITIDVPTFGLRPRDFHNGLAMPPKLNVKNIWQAILRPNWSLSTLRYGLPKFKNLEPYIDTDNKKLELTEFMNTTTMGPLDFDSVKRIRDLWPHKLIIKGIMSEPDLQQAIKLGADGVILSNHGARQLDLGEATLPLLGRFSSYQDRISLAIDSGIRSGVDIASACGLGAKFCFLGRFFMYSVCALGNEGANHAIYLLKAQLTQVMQQIGASNLEGICGKVELTNR, encoded by the coding sequence GTGACCAACTGCAGCAATGGATTCAATCGCCACTTCGCAAGCTCCCAAAGACTAAAAAATCGCGCAAAGCAGAGAGTTCCAAAATTCTCCTATGAGTACTTAATAGAGGGCTGTATGGATGATATTGGTTTATGCCGCAATCGCCAGGCATTCGATTCTGTAAAGTTCACTCCCCAATATATCCGTCCAAACTCTACTCCGAATTTAAACTGTGAGCTTCTTGGGAAGTTATACAGTGCTCCATTTGGCATAGCCCCCATAGGGCTACAGGGGCTTATGTGGCCAAATGCACCCGTCATACTCGCTAAAGCTGCATACGAGCACAATATCCCATTCATTCTCAGCACTGTATCCTCAGAAGCACTGGAGCGTATTTCTGAAGTCTCACAGGGAACAGCCTGGTACCAACTCTACAACCCAACAGATCCAGCTATTCTTTCTGACCTACTATCCCGACTAACCTCTGCCCAATACCAACATTTAGTCATTACCATTGATGTTCCTACATTTGGCTTACGCCCCAGAGACTTCCACAACGGATTGGCAATGCCACCGAAATTGAATGTAAAAAATATCTGGCAAGCGATACTCAGGCCAAATTGGAGCCTATCCACATTGCGATACGGTCTCCCTAAATTTAAAAATCTAGAGCCTTACATTGATACCGATAACAAAAAACTTGAACTAACTGAGTTTATGAACACCACAACTATGGGCCCACTGGATTTTGATAGTGTCAAACGTATAAGAGATCTATGGCCCCATAAACTTATTATTAAAGGGATAATGAGTGAACCCGATCTTCAACAAGCGATTAAACTCGGAGCGGATGGAGTCATTTTATCCAATCACGGTGCACGGCAACTTGATTTAGGCGAAGCGACTCTCCCCTTACTGGGACGGTTTTCCAGCTATCAGGATAGGATTTCCTTGGCTATCGATAGTGGAATAAGATCCGGTGTAGATATCGCAAGCGCTTGTGGCCTAGGGGCAAAGTTTTGCTTTCTGGGAAGATTTTTTATGTATAGCGTCTGTGCCCTTGGCAATGAAGGAGCTAATCATGCAATTTACCTACTTAAAGCTCAGTTAACTCAGGTTATGCAGCAAATCGGAGCTAGTAATCTTGAAGGCATTTGCGGCAAGGTAGAACTAACCAACAGATGA
- a CDS encoding right-handed parallel beta-helix repeat-containing protein, with protein sequence MINFRKSYKISTFTAILFVASNSATAVNCGDTITTPTVLTENLTCPIDIDNQNGLIVEGPSGSLYMNGYTLTCNLDNLPLFTDAAGIRITGMASLVTDGTVNNCNYGIFVVGTGFHTISDMTITNSLEDGIDLRSDNNTAIKNHIQFSGEDGIDMQGDFSSVIQNYIEFSDRDGIEADNDFGTVAFNFVTGSQRAGIEMEASDNNTIVQNTVMNNGDGISGDSGGIVITSQSSSNNLILGNTAENNLPFDLKDRIDPNCTGSNQWVANNFVTADPACLE encoded by the coding sequence ATGATTAATTTTCGAAAATCGTATAAAATAAGCACTTTTACCGCAATTCTGTTTGTTGCATCCAACAGCGCAACTGCTGTCAATTGTGGTGATACTATTACAACCCCTACTGTACTTACAGAGAATCTTACCTGCCCGATAGACATAGATAACCAAAATGGTCTCATTGTTGAAGGTCCTTCAGGGAGTCTATATATGAATGGGTATACGCTAACATGCAATCTTGACAACCTCCCACTATTTACCGATGCAGCGGGTATTCGTATCACCGGCATGGCATCTCTTGTTACTGATGGAACGGTAAACAACTGCAATTATGGAATATTTGTAGTTGGCACTGGATTCCATACCATTTCAGATATGACAATCACTAACAGCTTAGAAGATGGCATAGATCTAAGAAGCGACAATAATACCGCCATAAAAAATCATATACAGTTCAGTGGTGAAGATGGTATCGACATGCAGGGAGATTTCAGTAGCGTTATACAGAATTATATTGAATTCAGTGACCGTGACGGCATTGAGGCCGATAATGATTTCGGTACAGTGGCTTTTAACTTCGTAACAGGCAGTCAGAGAGCTGGAATAGAGATGGAAGCCTCAGACAATAATACGATAGTACAAAATACAGTAATGAATAATGGTGATGGTATTTCCGGAGATTCTGGAGGGATTGTAATTACCAGTCAATCTTCATCTAATAACTTAATACTTGGGAATACTGCCGAGAACAATCTACCCTTCGACCTAAAGGATAGAATAGATCCAAACTGTACAGGCAGCAACCAATGGGTTGCCAATAATTTCGTAACTGCTGATCCAGCCTGTCTGGAATGA
- a CDS encoding L-serine ammonia-lyase, which translates to MSISVFELFKIGVGPSSSHTVGPMVAARQFVQDLQDRDQLPRTDRVQVHLYGSLALTGVGHGTDMAVLMGLLGQSPDTIDVDSIDEKMAQIQSERRLLLNGDQDIEFIRERDLVFHMEEFLPQHSNGMTCQAYAGEELLFERSYFSIGGGFVLSEEDFAHKEEIATLLPYDFSNAEQLMKICDHHGWTIAELAMENEKAFRSEQEVKDRLWNIWKVMDASIERGCHQNGILPGGLNVRRRAAELYRELSKQSPEERNHGLAILDWVSLFALAVNEENAARGRIVTAPTNGAAGVIPAVIAYYVEFVHDSNIHGELKDQVVKFLLTAGAIGMLFKKNASISAAEVGCQGEIGVACSMASAGLAAVEGGTNQQIENAAEIGMEHNLGLTCDPIGGLVQVPCIERNTMGAVKAINGARLALRGDGAHIVPLDSVIETMRQTGIDMQSKYKETSLGGLAVNAVNC; encoded by the coding sequence ATGAGTATTAGCGTTTTTGAGCTTTTCAAAATTGGGGTTGGCCCTTCCAGCTCCCACACGGTGGGCCCCATGGTCGCTGCCCGCCAATTCGTGCAGGATTTGCAAGACCGGGACCAACTGCCCCGCACAGACCGCGTACAAGTCCATTTATACGGCTCACTGGCCCTGACCGGGGTTGGTCACGGTACCGATATGGCGGTACTGATGGGGCTTCTGGGTCAATCTCCGGACACCATTGATGTCGACTCGATTGACGAGAAAATGGCGCAAATCCAGAGCGAGCGCCGCCTGCTATTAAACGGTGACCAGGATATCGAATTTATTCGCGAGCGCGACCTGGTTTTCCATATGGAGGAATTTCTTCCCCAGCACTCCAACGGAATGACCTGCCAGGCTTATGCTGGCGAAGAGCTGCTGTTCGAGCGCAGCTACTTCTCCATTGGCGGCGGCTTTGTGCTCTCAGAAGAAGATTTCGCTCATAAAGAGGAGATCGCTACCCTGCTGCCCTATGACTTCAGCAATGCGGAACAGCTGATGAAGATCTGTGATCATCACGGTTGGACCATTGCCGAGCTGGCCATGGAAAACGAAAAAGCCTTCCGCAGCGAGCAGGAGGTCAAAGACCGTTTGTGGAATATCTGGAAAGTAATGGATGCCTCTATTGAGCGAGGCTGCCACCAGAATGGCATCTTGCCCGGCGGCCTCAATGTTCGCCGCCGCGCTGCTGAACTCTACCGGGAGTTGAGCAAACAGAGTCCGGAAGAGCGCAACCACGGCCTCGCCATTCTCGACTGGGTTAGTCTATTTGCCCTCGCCGTCAATGAGGAAAATGCCGCGCGCGGGCGCATCGTCACCGCACCCACTAACGGTGCCGCCGGTGTGATTCCCGCCGTTATCGCCTACTACGTGGAATTTGTCCACGACAGCAATATTCACGGTGAATTGAAAGACCAGGTAGTGAAATTCCTGCTCACCGCCGGTGCTATCGGCATGCTGTTTAAAAAGAATGCCTCTATTTCTGCCGCTGAAGTGGGCTGCCAGGGAGAAATTGGCGTCGCCTGCTCCATGGCTTCCGCCGGCTTGGCTGCCGTAGAGGGCGGCACCAACCAGCAGATTGAAAACGCTGCTGAAATTGGAATGGAGCACAACCTCGGCCTTACCTGCGATCCAATCGGCGGGTTGGTGCAGGTCCCCTGTATCGAGCGCAACACCATGGGTGCAGTAAAAGCCATTAACGGCGCACGCCTGGCCCTGCGCGGTGATGGCGCTCATATCGTACCGCTGGACAGCGTTATCGAGACGATGCGTCAAACCGGTATCGATATGCAGAGCAAATACAAAGAGACCTCTCTCGGCGGGCTCGCAGTAAACGCTGTGAACTGCTGA
- a CDS encoding NAD(P)/FAD-dependent oxidoreductase, whose translation MDTDVLIIGGSFAGLSAAMQLVRGRRKVVVLDAKRPRNRFAKASHGVFCLDGKTPEEIRSTALSQLQAYSSFQVVEDTADTVDVHEEGFAVAAQGGTTFKAKRLILAIGITDQLPDIPGVKERWGKSVIHCPYCHGYELSDRPLGVLATSELSFHQAAMIPDWGATTLFTQGQFNPQGEVLDHLLARGVMLEEAPITQLEGEGDSLREVVLADGRKLPLEGLYVSPKAELTSPFIDQLGLELEESFTGRIVKVDGFKETSVKGVFAAGDLSNPMQSGTFAIASGTMAGVGAHRSLIFNQ comes from the coding sequence ATGGATACGGATGTATTGATTATCGGTGGAAGTTTTGCCGGTCTGTCTGCGGCGATGCAGCTGGTTCGAGGCAGGCGTAAGGTCGTTGTACTGGATGCTAAAAGACCTAGAAACCGCTTTGCAAAAGCGTCCCATGGAGTATTTTGCCTGGATGGTAAGACGCCCGAGGAAATTCGTAGCACGGCGCTTTCCCAGCTACAGGCTTACTCGAGCTTCCAGGTGGTTGAAGACACTGCGGATACTGTGGATGTTCATGAAGAGGGGTTTGCTGTTGCTGCACAGGGAGGTACCACCTTTAAAGCGAAGAGGCTAATTCTGGCAATCGGCATTACGGACCAGCTACCGGATATCCCTGGTGTGAAAGAGCGCTGGGGTAAGAGTGTGATTCACTGTCCCTATTGCCACGGTTATGAGCTGAGTGATCGCCCTTTAGGTGTGCTGGCTACCAGTGAGCTGTCTTTCCACCAGGCGGCGATGATTCCCGATTGGGGCGCAACTACCTTGTTTACCCAGGGCCAGTTTAATCCGCAGGGGGAAGTGCTCGATCATCTGCTGGCTCGTGGAGTAATGCTGGAAGAAGCCCCGATTACGCAGTTGGAGGGAGAGGGGGATAGTTTACGTGAAGTTGTTTTAGCGGATGGCCGCAAATTGCCACTGGAGGGTCTCTACGTGAGCCCCAAAGCGGAGTTGACCTCTCCGTTTATCGATCAATTGGGGTTGGAGCTGGAGGAGTCTTTTACCGGGCGGATTGTGAAGGTGGATGGCTTTAAGGAAACTTCTGTAAAGGGAGTTTTTGCTGCTGGGGATTTATCCAACCCGATGCAAAGCGGAACCTTTGCGATTGCATCCGGTACCATGGCAGGTGTTGGGGCTCATCGCTCGCTGATATTTAACCAGTGA
- the cmoB gene encoding tRNA 5-methoxyuridine(34)/uridine 5-oxyacetic acid(34) synthase CmoB, producing the protein MIDYTQLYQGLQHVPALRTWLAQLPTQVAENLSPHRWGDLPDWRAAVEALPEITPSAIELNSKVSAGTAADASPEQLEALERELRKLHPWRKGPWELFGLNIDTEWRSDWKWDRVLPHLAPLKNRLVLDVGCGNGYHCWRSYGAGARRVIGIDPSAKFVAQFYALKKYLGQEAPVDLLPLGIEALPANLRAFDTTFSMGVLYHRRSPMDHLRELRETLRPGGQLVLETLVIDGGLGDCLVPEDRYAKMRNVWFFPSCATLESWLRKCGFRNPRTVDLNTTSLEEQRRTDWMHFESLADFLDPESPDKTVEGHPAPKRAVLVAEAP; encoded by the coding sequence GTGATCGACTACACCCAACTCTATCAAGGCCTGCAACACGTTCCCGCCCTGCGCACCTGGCTGGCCCAGCTGCCAACACAGGTGGCTGAAAACCTGAGCCCTCATCGCTGGGGCGACCTGCCCGATTGGCGCGCAGCGGTGGAAGCCCTACCGGAAATCACGCCCTCCGCTATCGAACTCAACAGCAAAGTCAGCGCGGGCACTGCCGCCGATGCCAGCCCGGAACAACTCGAAGCCCTGGAGCGGGAGCTGCGCAAATTACACCCCTGGCGCAAAGGCCCCTGGGAGTTATTTGGGCTGAATATTGATACTGAGTGGCGCTCCGATTGGAAATGGGATCGGGTACTTCCGCACTTGGCACCACTGAAAAATCGACTGGTGCTCGATGTGGGCTGTGGCAATGGGTACCACTGCTGGCGATCCTACGGTGCCGGCGCGCGCCGCGTAATCGGTATTGATCCTTCCGCCAAATTTGTCGCACAATTTTATGCGCTGAAAAAATACCTGGGCCAGGAAGCACCGGTGGATTTGTTACCCCTGGGTATTGAAGCGCTCCCGGCAAACTTGCGCGCTTTCGATACCACTTTTTCCATGGGGGTGCTCTATCACCGCCGCTCACCCATGGATCACCTGCGCGAATTGCGCGAGACCCTCCGCCCCGGCGGCCAGCTTGTACTGGAGACATTGGTTATCGACGGCGGACTCGGCGATTGCCTGGTACCCGAAGACCGCTATGCAAAGATGCGCAATGTGTGGTTTTTCCCCAGCTGCGCCACCCTGGAGAGCTGGCTGCGCAAGTGCGGTTTCCGCAACCCCAGGACCGTGGATTTGAACACCACCAGCCTGGAGGAACAGCGGCGCACCGACTGGATGCACTTCGAATCCCTGGCAGATTTTCTCGACCCGGAATCGCCAGACAAAACCGTGGAAGGTCACCCCGCGCCCAAGAGAGCGGTTTTGGTCGCGGAAGCGCCGTAG
- the cmoA gene encoding carboxy-S-adenosyl-L-methionine synthase CmoA codes for MSKHDNIYANPLGQVAGFEFDRLVVQVFPDMIKRSVPGYTTIVAMIGTLAERYAQAGSRCYDLGSSLCAATLAMRHRIPAADCEIVAVDNSQAMVDQARTVLEADSGEVPVQLICDNLQNVAIENASVVVLNFTLQFIPVEEREEILQKIHDGLRPGGILIISEKVDFADKAHNELMIELHHSFKAANGYSALEIAQKRSALENVLIPETLDTHRTRLKNVGFTSVDVWFQCFNFASLIAIKGAPEK; via the coding sequence ATGAGTAAACACGACAATATTTATGCAAACCCACTGGGCCAGGTAGCTGGCTTCGAGTTCGATCGCCTGGTGGTGCAAGTTTTTCCCGATATGATCAAGCGCTCCGTGCCCGGCTACACCACGATCGTAGCCATGATCGGCACGCTGGCAGAGCGCTACGCCCAAGCCGGAAGCCGCTGCTATGACCTGGGCAGTTCCCTGTGCGCGGCAACCCTGGCCATGCGCCATCGCATTCCCGCTGCCGACTGTGAGATCGTCGCTGTAGACAATTCGCAAGCCATGGTTGATCAGGCGCGCACGGTCCTCGAAGCCGATAGCGGTGAGGTTCCCGTTCAACTTATCTGCGACAACCTGCAAAACGTTGCTATCGAAAATGCCTCGGTCGTAGTGCTCAACTTCACTCTGCAATTTATTCCGGTGGAAGAGCGCGAAGAAATCCTGCAGAAAATCCACGATGGTTTACGCCCCGGCGGCATTCTGATTATTTCCGAGAAAGTGGACTTCGCCGATAAAGCCCATAACGAGTTAATGATCGAACTGCACCACTCCTTTAAAGCCGCCAACGGTTACAGCGCGCTGGAAATCGCACAGAAGCGCTCTGCCCTGGAGAATGTATTAATTCCGGAAACTCTGGATACCCACCGCACACGACTGAAAAATGTCGGCTTTACCAGTGTCGATGTCTGGTTCCAGTGTTTTAATTTTGCCTCTTTAATCGCCATCAAAGGCGCGCCGGAAAAGTAA